The following proteins are co-located in the Paenibacillus sp. JNUCC32 genome:
- a CDS encoding glycoside hydrolase family 95 protein codes for MTSLNGMELKHRLWYRKPAAEWNEALPIGNGRLGAMIFGGTAEEKLQLNEDSVWYGGPRDRNNEDALPHLPEIRKLIMEGRLQEAEELAAMTMAGLPEAQRHYVPLGDLLLSFGQPGQVAEDYMRELDLERGVSRVSYRIGGIRYTRELFASYPDQAIVIRITADKQEVVTFKARFNRRNWRYVEKTDKWEASGLVMRGDCGGEGGSSFSAVLKAVPEGGVCRMLGEYLLVDGASSVTLLLAAGTTFRHPDPELDGKRRLEELSRVPYAELLARHVADYRELYGRVELKLPENPDKAALPTDERLKRFQHGEEDHGLITTYFQFGRYLLIASSRPGSLPANLQGIWNDSFTPPWDSKFTININAQMNYWHAENCNLAECHEPLFDLIERMREPGRVTAGVMYGCRGFTAHHNTDIWADTAPQDTYLPASFWPMGAAWLCLHLWEHYRFGQDRYFLARAYETMKEAALFLLDYLIEDNEGGLVTCPSVSPENSYMLPNGETGVLCAGATMDFQIIEALFEACIRSGEIIEKDEAFREDLAAALKRLPKPQIGKHGQIQEWMEDYEEVEPGHRHISHLFALYPGEGINVDSTPELAAAARTTLERRLANGGGHTGWSRAWIINFWARLLDADKAYENVRAMLHHSTLPNLFDNHPPFQIDGNFGGTAGIAEMLLQSHAGLIRLLPALPNSWSDGEVRGLRARGGFTLNFTWTKGQVTEVVVSCALSGPCRLQAPGLDPVSFTGEAGRSYTFTKKREE; via the coding sequence ATGACAAGTTTGAATGGCATGGAACTGAAGCATCGCTTGTGGTATAGGAAACCGGCGGCAGAATGGAATGAGGCGCTGCCGATCGGAAACGGCCGGCTGGGCGCGATGATCTTCGGCGGCACGGCCGAGGAGAAGCTGCAGCTTAACGAGGATTCGGTATGGTACGGGGGCCCGCGCGACCGCAACAACGAAGATGCGCTGCCCCATTTGCCCGAGATCCGCAAGCTGATTATGGAAGGCAGGCTGCAGGAAGCGGAGGAGCTGGCGGCGATGACGATGGCGGGGCTGCCCGAAGCGCAGCGGCACTATGTGCCGCTCGGCGATCTGCTGCTGTCGTTCGGTCAGCCTGGCCAGGTTGCCGAGGATTACATGCGGGAGCTTGATTTGGAGCGCGGTGTATCCCGGGTCAGCTATCGGATCGGCGGGATCAGGTATACGCGCGAGCTGTTTGCAAGTTATCCGGATCAGGCGATCGTCATCCGCATCACCGCCGACAAGCAGGAGGTGGTCACGTTTAAAGCCCGGTTCAACCGCCGGAACTGGAGGTACGTGGAGAAGACGGACAAATGGGAGGCGAGCGGGCTGGTCATGCGCGGGGATTGCGGCGGCGAAGGAGGCAGCTCCTTCAGCGCCGTCTTGAAGGCGGTCCCGGAAGGCGGCGTCTGCCGCATGCTTGGCGAGTATTTGCTGGTGGACGGCGCAAGCTCGGTCACATTGCTGCTTGCCGCCGGAACGACGTTCCGGCATCCCGACCCGGAGCTTGACGGCAAACGGCGGCTGGAGGAGTTGAGCCGAGTTCCGTATGCCGAGCTGTTAGCCCGGCATGTCGCCGATTACCGCGAGCTGTACGGACGGGTCGAACTGAAGCTGCCCGAGAATCCGGACAAAGCCGCGCTCCCGACCGACGAACGGTTGAAGCGGTTCCAACACGGCGAGGAAGATCATGGCCTGATCACGACCTATTTTCAATTCGGGCGCTACCTGCTCATTGCCTCCAGCCGGCCGGGCTCTCTGCCCGCGAATCTTCAAGGCATCTGGAACGACAGCTTTACCCCGCCGTGGGACAGCAAATTCACGATCAATATCAATGCGCAGATGAATTATTGGCATGCGGAAAACTGTAATTTAGCCGAATGCCACGAGCCGTTGTTCGATTTGATCGAAAGGATGCGTGAGCCCGGGCGGGTCACGGCCGGCGTCATGTACGGCTGCCGGGGCTTCACCGCGCATCACAATACGGATATTTGGGCGGACACGGCCCCGCAGGATACGTACCTTCCTGCTTCCTTCTGGCCGATGGGCGCCGCCTGGCTGTGCCTGCATCTGTGGGAGCATTACCGATTCGGTCAGGATCGATATTTTCTGGCGCGGGCATACGAGACGATGAAGGAGGCGGCGTTGTTCCTGCTCGATTATTTAATCGAGGACAACGAAGGTGGTCTGGTGACATGTCCGTCCGTCTCCCCCGAGAACAGCTACATGCTGCCCAATGGCGAAACAGGTGTTCTCTGCGCCGGGGCCACGATGGATTTTCAGATTATCGAAGCGCTGTTTGAGGCTTGCATCCGCAGCGGAGAAATCATCGAGAAGGATGAGGCGTTCCGCGAGGATCTCGCTGCCGCCTTGAAGCGGCTGCCCAAACCGCAGATCGGCAAACATGGGCAAATTCAGGAGTGGATGGAGGATTACGAGGAAGTGGAACCGGGACATCGCCACATCTCCCATCTGTTTGCGCTTTATCCGGGCGAAGGCATTAACGTGGATTCCACACCGGAGCTCGCCGCAGCCGCTCGAACGACTTTGGAACGAAGGTTGGCTAACGGCGGCGGACACACCGGCTGGAGCCGGGCGTGGATCATCAACTTCTGGGCACGACTGTTGGATGCCGACAAAGCTTACGAAAACGTAAGAGCGATGCTTCACCACTCTACGCTGCCTAACCTTTTCGACAACCATCCGCCGTTTCAAATCGATGGTAATTTCGGCGGCACGGCGGGCATTGCCGAGATGCTGCTGCAAAGCCACGCTGGTTTGATCCGTTTGCTGCCCGCTTTGCCTAACAGCTGGAGCGATGGGGAAGTCAGAGGGCTGCGGGCACGTGGCGGCTTCACCTTGAATTTCACCTGGACGAAGGGACAGGTTACTGAAGTGGTCGTGTCCTGCGCACTTTCCGGTCCATGCCGTTTACAAGCACCTGGACTTGACCCTGTTTCCTTTACGGGGGAAGCCGGCCGCTCCTACACGTTCACCAAGAAAAGGGAGGAGTGA
- a CDS encoding fumarylacetoacetate hydrolase family protein encodes MRIIRFLDRQQKRLAAVTDDEAAYRLPQPDFMTLIHQARERGISPVQLVESAFSPANELAGDWTSLHLVTPVEAPEVWAAGVTYQQSREARNYEATDGKLDAETFYDKVYEAERPEIFFKSTAARTIGPNEAVTLRSDSTWQIPEPELGLVLGADGSIVGYIVGNDMSCRDIEGENPLYLPQAKIWRKSCSIGPAIRLAETVQNPYAFSIVCEIYREGRMVVKSEASTSELNRKLDELVSFLAKDNDLFDGTVLLTGTSIVPPNEFTLEPGDRIEISISSIGTLVNPVLSN; translated from the coding sequence ATGAGAATTATTCGATTTCTAGACAGGCAACAGAAGCGGCTGGCAGCCGTTACGGATGATGAAGCAGCCTATCGTCTGCCGCAGCCAGATTTTATGACTTTGATCCATCAAGCCAGGGAACGCGGGATCTCTCCTGTCCAACTGGTTGAAAGCGCTTTTAGTCCTGCGAATGAGTTGGCTGGTGACTGGACTTCTCTGCACCTTGTCACGCCAGTGGAAGCACCGGAGGTATGGGCGGCAGGCGTTACGTATCAACAAAGCCGCGAAGCACGAAATTATGAAGCTACGGATGGAAAACTGGATGCGGAGACATTTTACGACAAAGTTTATGAGGCAGAAAGGCCGGAAATCTTTTTCAAATCCACGGCCGCCCGCACCATCGGACCGAACGAGGCCGTCACGCTGCGCAGTGATTCCACATGGCAGATCCCTGAGCCTGAGCTGGGATTGGTGCTTGGCGCAGATGGCAGCATTGTGGGATATATCGTCGGCAATGACATGAGCTGCCGCGATATTGAAGGGGAGAACCCGCTGTATTTGCCGCAAGCCAAAATATGGCGCAAATCCTGCTCCATCGGACCGGCCATCCGGCTTGCGGAAACGGTGCAGAATCCATATGCATTCAGCATCGTCTGCGAGATTTACCGCGAGGGGCGCATGGTCGTTAAGAGCGAGGCCAGTACGAGTGAATTAAACCGAAAGCTGGATGAACTGGTCTCCTTCCTGGCAAAAGACAATGATTTGTTTGACGGTACGGTGCTTTTGACAGGCACGAGCATTGTGCCGCCTAATGAGTTCACGCTTGAGCCCGGGGACCGGATTGAAATTTCGATCAGCAGCATCGGTACGCTGGTGAACCCTGTTTTATCAAACTAG
- a CDS encoding AraC family transcriptional regulator, with protein MTKFSEAVYLGRLPDVRMSFQLLGLHARKVGSRWTYPSHEHSMYEIHWMMDGEMNMVVNGQLYKQSVGDLLFIRPGMTHSCTGAGPQGFTYFSVHFSVHDTSFCRELNRCKDIYYPADSVLAQGLSSSLSTLYCLATEHLSSPPPAFKQMKVHAAVFELLGSLVGQLSQTPSVTLSKKEAIARQIAEQIEDSVKYIHLHGEIQETERTWIQDIAKELNLSPSQVNRIFREVYGKAPRKFLSETLLGEAQRLLKQTDLSIDHIAMMLGYKTNAHFSRQFKRWTGMAPSEYRNRVQQQSLDDEPDPQPH; from the coding sequence GTGACCAAGTTTTCCGAAGCCGTATATTTAGGCCGTCTGCCCGATGTTCGCATGTCTTTTCAATTATTGGGGCTGCATGCAAGAAAAGTGGGTTCCCGCTGGACTTATCCGTCCCACGAGCATTCCATGTACGAAATTCATTGGATGATGGACGGAGAGATGAATATGGTGGTAAATGGACAGCTGTACAAACAGTCCGTTGGAGACTTGTTGTTCATCCGCCCCGGTATGACGCATTCCTGCACCGGCGCCGGTCCGCAAGGTTTCACTTACTTTTCCGTCCATTTCAGCGTTCACGATACATCCTTTTGCAGAGAACTCAACCGCTGCAAGGACATTTATTATCCGGCTGATTCGGTTTTAGCCCAGGGACTGTCTTCTTCTCTCTCTACACTCTACTGTCTGGCCACAGAGCACTTATCCAGCCCACCGCCGGCCTTCAAACAGATGAAAGTGCATGCCGCCGTCTTTGAACTGCTCGGCTCCCTGGTCGGACAGCTGTCTCAGACCCCATCCGTCACCTTATCGAAAAAAGAAGCTATCGCCCGACAGATCGCCGAGCAAATTGAAGACTCCGTAAAATATATCCATCTTCACGGTGAAATTCAGGAGACCGAGCGAACCTGGATCCAAGACATCGCCAAGGAGCTGAACCTTAGTCCGTCGCAGGTGAATCGGATCTTTCGTGAAGTGTACGGCAAAGCACCTCGCAAGTTCTTGTCAGAAACCCTTTTGGGCGAAGCTCAGCGGCTGTTAAAGCAAACGGATTTAAGCATAGACCATATCGCGATGATGCTAGGATATAAGACCAATGCGCATTTCAGCCGCCAGTTCAAGCGGTGGACGGGGATGGCGCCCAGTGAATACAGAAACCGAGTCCAGCAGCAGTCATTAGATGATGAGCCGGATCCGCAGCCTCATTAA